The nucleotide window tatatacaacttttattcagaccttATTTCCAGTTTCTATCGTTAGTTTACTCAAAAataggatacaaccgaaactgttctagGTTCTAGACTACACAGAAACTTCAACTTAAATAGTTATATCTCTGAAACTAGATCAGGTATAggggtgattctagaggcattagaaagatacttaagtATAGTTgcttccataaaaatttcataatttttggttgagtagatttagattggcattgagataagggcagactgctccgaaaaataGATCCGAGCGAACAtgatgtaccaaacccaactatttatttattcacTCAAACTtcaatattcttaactatggaacttgcgaaCATACTCAACAAGTTCCAGCagtcattacaaaaatccaactcacatataaacataataataaatcaactaggcacaccaaagttcacgCCACACTATTAGACTCAACTTGACTcgtgctactaacgtcttattacatataagggactccaacacctatgggcgaaattcatggggaagctcctcatagatccttggcaggttgaggcacaccctttgctcatctatcacttgtcggtatctcttaaggttcacctcctatgccttcaactgatcttccaaccatcgattcttgtctactaattcataggcatagttgaccatcacttgagtagtgggATCTGTGCCTTCAGGATCCATTATTTCCCATCCCAAGTCagggtgttggcgagggaggaagcgatattgatcttccttcatatcatcaaagcgacgaccatggagaCCCATGCAGGCCACAgcagctgcatcttctatgctaatgggatgcaaaatcttatgtgcgcccagagatcagtcacacacataagccgacaaaatataaatagtatcatcacaagtgtttattacatcatgaataataagacggagtcttcacataaatatagcggaagtataaagataaatctctcgtggaagctccatatcacagggacatcaactggttgaccacaagtctagtattcctcaggaaagtcgtcattaccatagccatctgttacccatccgggattttatcCAAattgtgaaaataaacaagcgtaagtacgtgtcgtactcaacaagtgtaacatggggttcatgaggctcaaaaggcttgacactggtttaacagcattcagcttttagttgtcacaattttagcataaaagtagcaacaagttgtttcaatcccaaagtaaaacacatgatcaatgtaaacatgaataatgaatagcataaacggataattcttagtgatcatctattccataagggttctaaggccgctcgtgaccgtgaacacgactgatataccaagtttacactctacagaggttgtacaatttcactgtgagtcatgatacccatatgcccaggtttataactcccaaaatagtcctaaggtgagcaggcaggggtcactatgaagccttttgaaggttcatctaacaagttagggccactaggtttctgtgccctacgaatgtagggctccccttccgacaggcataatgatgcgcagcctatacactgacggacagaggccgcactatatccaacccgaaacactcccctcttgcgccataaaggtaacctctaacaatctagaaaaggtccttgtactaagctaaagccagagccatgtagccctcacagttgtactgtaagtcccggatgatcacttacagataagtccttaggaagaggaatctgaagcatttagaaagtagctaaacactccagcccctgtttccaagttgctaaaaagtcatgttttaatgtttattgcatataccattagtcaagttacaagattagggtttaattgagcactagctaagctacccaatgcatatctcataggagacaaggtataagttcaatactagggaatccctatcatggtgacacatgcaacatgaattaaatgtattaaagttgataggaaataaggatgatcacatgctatacttgccttgaacaaagtgctcctgctgatcctgctcgtcaaagtagtactcttgatcaccatgaattgctcaccgtctatactcgataatcatagcaacatacaagcatccagaagcaatcgtgcatagcaaacaaaagctatagattagaacagtacaccaacaacataaaattaagatgaaaaatttgtaaaatgaatctacgtcttgctacgaccACACAGACacaaagatcacaaaaatcggagctaaaacgaagaagttatgtaAGATTTCCTTCAGTAAAATAatggattaaatctaaccttgaattttaaaagttgaaaacatacctaacagtagtttgaacatgtagattatggaattacgaacctaacgcaagttgaacggatcaaatcggagttaaaacgaagactttatggctaaaacaagattagtggcaaaactgtaaatagttgaaacttaatttttgaatttaaataaataaaatcagattttCAACCGACCCAAGGACTGTGGGAATGAAAACGAAGAAAcacaggggctctttagaataaatgcaaggacgacgggtttagatccaaataattataagggcctttttgcaaaacaacaggcgaaggggtatcttctattctgGGCCATTGATCTCAGATCGGACGGTGCAGATAAGTTCGGTGAACGAAGGTCGCCGGAGCGGCGCTGTGCGCGGCAGCGCCATGGCTGGAGAggctcggacctcgccggagttgggcgAATCGGTGACTCCGGCCGCCGTTGGACACGGGAAAGGCACGGGAAGCAAGAGGAGCGCAAGACAAACTCGAAGGAGGGGTTTGGAGCGGCTGTGACGGCATAGTGACAACGCATTGCTTGATTTGGTGGCTCGGGAATCCGGTGATGCAATGGCGAGCTTGCACCGGCGGTTGAAAGCGAGAGAAGGGTCAAGGACAGTACTTGAAACTTGCTCACCTCACGTAGAAGCCCAGCAAGGTAGTCGCGGAGGCGAAGAGGTGGCTTAATGACGAACGCGGCGATGACGGGTCTACTATCACGACGCTAGGGCTACGGCGGCTGCGAGTAGGGCATGGGTGGCGGCTCGGAGGCGTCTAGGTGAGGGCGGCACGATGTGGGCTTCGGCTTTTATGGAGCGGGAAGACGGGGGCGGCACGGCAACAGACGAGGCAAGAGCAGCGCGGAGTCCCGGCGGTGGAGCAGAGTCTGGGAGGAAGAAGGCGCGTCTGACGAGCGGGCCTGGGCTGTCAGCCAAACTGAGAGAAAGGAGCACGGCATCTGCGCGCAGCTGGGCCGCCTGCAGAGAAGAAGTAGGCCGCGCAGGGGGGGGGGGACGGGCCGTGCAGGAACCAGGCCAAGCTGGGCTGTTCGGACCGAAAGCAAAGAAGGGAAGaataaaatccttttctattttctaaactaattttccaaacaaaatttgaatacaaattcaattcaatttgaaatttgatttcaaaccacacaatacaaagataatatgcagcagcatgaatgcatagacatgtatgtagacctatatttgattttaattttaacaaagttattattttttcaaatttcaatgctcacataaatgcataatcaaatcatttttttctattttaaaaccatgcaaattttagggtgttacataaatACTAAATAGGACCAATGGTTGTCTCATAAGATTCTAACCTGTGCGGAAGGGTTGAGTGACTAGTTATTCCTAATTAGAAGCGCTAGAAAAAATCATAAACATTTAATTGGACATGGATTTGATAGACTCTAGTTGTCACGATTGGATCTATAATAATTTTATAATTACCACCTCTGCCattatgaaaacacttgaaagttACAGCTTAAATTTTTAAATCTAAATTACCCATCTCTACTATTATTAAAATAACATAAGGTAACCCCTAACCTTCATCCTAATGCATATATGCCATTTTGAACCTATAGCCTCATAAATTTTCAGCCGTACCATTATTGCAAATAACATAAGTAACCTACAGCTATGCCATTatggaaaataaaataaagaaaccatCTACAATCGCATCAACCTACATCTGTCATTTAAAAGATACAAAGTACTTATATATGTGCTTCTAAATTATTCACCTCTATCTTTGTTAATATGGAAATGAACTAACTTATAAAAGTAATACATTCATGATGTGAGTCACCATTCACACCAAGACCCCATTTGGTGGATGTCCGGTCTGTTCCTCCTTGCATTGTAACATTGAGTTATTTTTATCTCTCTTCTCAAAATGAACTAGGAGCTAGTGAAGCTACTATATTTTTGGCTTCACTAGCTCTGAATCCCCCGCACACCGTGGTAAGCCGACGGAGTTGTATGGACCCATGCCAAATCGagacttttatatatatttgtgtaTGAAACAATGGTTACATATCTATTTCCAGGTCAAGCGTATAATCCGAACTGAGGTTTTAGCAAAGCATATATCCAATACACGTGGCAATGTGGAAAACAATGAATGAATTACATAGGGTAATTGGTAACTAAAATTTGTTACAACTAGgcaaagataaaaaaaaagtaTCTATATGAGTACTACATTAGAATACGAACAATTAAAGAGGGCAAAGGTAAACAGTTTGATTAGAAGCAGGCCTAAAAGTTATCTATGAATTTCTAACGCTTACCACTCTTGTAGTCTGTGCAACAGCATATGGTGATAGATGAGTATAACAAATAATAAAAATGAATTAtattcaataatagtggtaaacGTTTTTCTGAAAAAATAAAGAGAATCAACCTAAACATTCTCATACATTTTGCACACGCAGGTAACTAATTACCTTCAATTCTGTATATATTGTTAGATTGTAAACGTGACACGGCCCATGGGCCTGCCGTATCCGGCTCTCCATCGTGCCTATATGTACACAACACAAGTCCCTAAGTAATACAACGCGTATTCCATAATACCTATTACGCTTTCATGGTATCAAAGACGGTTCGCTCCCACGACCGCTTCCACAAACACTAGCCGCCGTTGACTACGTCGCCGGCTCCCACAATCCCTACGCCGCCGCTGACCTCACATCGCCGGCCCTTCCACTGCCTATTACTGAGATCCTCGCCGGGCCTCCTTCTTGCCGCTGCCTGCTGCAGATTCATCGCCAggcatctgctgctgctactgatGGCGCCCAGCGATGACGAtgtcgccgctgctgctgctcgtgccgCTCACGACCAGGCGCTCGCCGCCAAGGAAGCCGCCAACGCCACCCTGCACATGTAGGCCATCGCCGTCATCAACATCAAGATTCTGATTCCCGTGACCCTAGAGAAGCCGGCCAACAACTATGGTCGCTGGCGCTCCCTCTTCCTCATCGTCCTCGGCAAGTACAATCTCAAGGATCACGTGCTCTCCGATGACTCCTACCCTGAGCACTCCGCATGGTCGACCATGCACTATTGCGTCCTTACCTGGGTGTACGGCACCGTGTCCAACGATCTGCAGCAATCGTTGATGATTCGGGATCCCAACGCCCGCGCTGCTAGGCTCTACCTTGAGGATGAATTCCTCGGGCAGCGTGAGTCTCGCGCCCTACTGCTGGAGGCTAAATTCCGCTCCTTCAAGCAGGGCGCCCTCTCCATCATGGACTACTGCCGCCACCTTGAGACGATGGCCGCCTCCCTTGCCGAGTTTGGTGATCCGATCGGTGATCGGCAACTCATCCTTACCCTCTTCCGTGGCCTCAACGACAAATTTCGCCACATGGTGTCGAATATGAAGATGCAGCGGCCCTTCCTCACGTTCGACGGGGCACGCACGCTGCTGCTCCTCGAGGAGATCAACCTCAACGACATCATTGCCGACGACACTCATGCCACATCGCCGGCGCCACCGGCCCTGGTCGCTGCACCAACGCCACCTCTGCAGCGCCCTTCTGCATCGGCCCCCGCTGGTTCTGGCGCTCCTGCTGGATCGCGCAACTCGTGCCACCATGGACGCGGCGGCAAGTCTAGTGGCGGCTCTGGTGGACCTCGACATAGTGGTGGCGCACCATCTGGCCTAGGCAGGGTCACATCAATCCCTGGTCTGGTACTGTGCAGTCGTGGCCGCACGGTTATAGTGGTCTACCTGGCCACATGATGTGTCCTCCGTCCACACCGTATGACCACCCCCAGCCTCCATTCAACATGCTGCCCTACTACCTGGCGATGACCCCAGGGTTCGCACCGCCACCTCCAGGCTTCATGTACGGAGGCATAGCTCCCACGTTCGCCCCGTCTTCGGTGTCCTCATCGGGTACACCACCTCTGCCTCCGCCGTGGAACCCCATGTCTAGTGGATCTTGGGAGTAGGCATCACTCATCAATAACTTCAACACGATGTCCCTGACGCCGCCTACCAACCCCGCCGAGTGGTATGCTGATTCTGGTGCCGGTTCTCACATGACCACCCATTCTGGTATTATCTCTTCTCCTTGGCCTCCCTCCTTGTCTGGTCCTTCATCCATCGTTGTCGGTAATGGTGCCTTGCTGCCTGTTACTTCTATTGATTCATTCTCTTTTCCTGCACCGCATTGTCCTCTTGTTCTAAATAATGTTTTAGTTTCACCTGGCATTATTAAGAACTTAATTTTAGTACGCCGGTTCGCCACTGATTATAATTGTTCTATAGAGTTTGATCCTTTTGGCCTTTCTGTGAAGGACCTTCAAACACAGAGCATGATCGCCAAGTGCAATAGCACGGGTGACCTCTACTCGTTCTTCCCGCCCACCACCAGCATACCCGCACTCGCAGCTCCTACCTCCACCTCAACCCTGTGGCTCGTCGCCTCGGTCATATCAGCTCCAAAGCTCTGTCCTAGCTTATTACCTCACATGCTACTCCATGTAATAAACCCAAACATGATCACATATGTCATGCTTGCCAATTAGGCCATCATGTTCGTCTTCCTTTTGGGACATCTTCCTCTCGAGCTGTCAACAAATTTGATTTAATACATTGTGATCTTTGGACATCCCCTGTCGCTAGTGTGTTGGGTTACAAATATTATCTTGTTATTGTCGATGATTGCTCCCACTATGCTTGGAAATTTCTGCTTCGTCTTAAATCCGATACTTT belongs to Miscanthus floridulus cultivar M001 chromosome 4, ASM1932011v1, whole genome shotgun sequence and includes:
- the LOC136548077 gene encoding uncharacterized protein produces the protein MHYCVLTWVYGTVSNDLQQSLMIRDPNARAARLYLEDEFLGQRESRALLLEAKFRSFKQGALSIMDYCRHLETMAASLAEFGDPIGDRQLILTLFRGLNDKFRHMVSNMKMQRPFLTFDGARTLLLLEEINLNDIIADDTHATSPAPPALVAAPTPPLQRPSASAPAGSGAPAGSRNSCHHGRGGKSSGGSGGPRHSGGAPSGLGRVTSIPGLVLCSRGRTVIVVYLAT